One window of the Emcibacter sp. genome contains the following:
- a CDS encoding APC family permease codes for MAEDVKVRPCMGFWRTWALVVGMMIGSGIFMMPALLAPFGGLGLMSILVTGGGTLLIALMLSRLTKAIPKVGGPYAYAREGLGDFAAFLTMWGYSISIWTSVAAVAVGFVGYLDVFIPGLAENPVASLIASLGLIWLLVALNIKGVQEASIIQLITTILKILPLLLIGGLGFFHISGNYMPEMNPTDGNPFSALSAAAIMTMWAFVGIECATIPADDVIEPEKTVPRVMFWGTITVTLVYLVSTFGVMLVVPPEVLTTSTSPFSDAATAMMGPFGAKFVAVGAMISMIGALNALILVGAQTPMAAARDKLFLLSFAKLSKNGTPAFSLLVLGVIASVLLMMNYTKGLRGAFEFLLLLSTLSVLIPYAFSAVAELVLLRKVGKAAPLQTTFLSLAAFVYTTWVIIGSGDQTVFWGFILLLVGMPIYAWLHVHITEVEQVEAVE; via the coding sequence ATGGCTGAAGATGTGAAAGTAAGACCATGCATGGGATTCTGGCGTACATGGGCGCTTGTGGTCGGTATGATGATCGGCTCCGGCATTTTCATGATGCCTGCCCTGCTGGCCCCGTTCGGAGGCCTCGGGCTGATGAGCATTCTGGTCACTGGTGGTGGTACACTGCTGATTGCGCTGATGCTCTCCCGCCTGACCAAAGCCATTCCAAAAGTCGGCGGCCCCTATGCCTATGCCCGGGAAGGCCTTGGCGACTTTGCCGCCTTTCTGACCATGTGGGGGTACTCTATCTCCATCTGGACGTCGGTGGCTGCCGTAGCTGTTGGTTTCGTCGGCTATCTCGACGTTTTTATTCCTGGACTGGCTGAGAATCCGGTCGCTTCCCTGATTGCCAGCCTCGGCCTGATCTGGCTTCTTGTGGCACTCAACATAAAGGGAGTTCAGGAAGCAAGCATCATCCAGCTGATCACGACAATTCTGAAAATTTTACCTCTGCTGCTGATCGGCGGACTTGGATTTTTTCATATCAGCGGAAATTATATGCCGGAAATGAACCCGACCGACGGAAACCCCTTCTCCGCCCTGAGCGCCGCCGCGATTATGACCATGTGGGCCTTTGTCGGCATCGAATGCGCCACCATTCCGGCAGATGATGTGATTGAACCTGAGAAAACCGTCCCCAGGGTCATGTTCTGGGGAACCATAACCGTCACCCTGGTCTATCTGGTTTCCACATTCGGGGTAATGCTTGTTGTGCCGCCGGAGGTATTGACCACATCAACAAGTCCTTTCTCAGACGCGGCAACCGCCATGATGGGACCTTTCGGGGCCAAATTCGTCGCCGTTGGCGCGATGATCTCCATGATTGGCGCCCTGAATGCGTTGATCCTTGTCGGTGCGCAGACCCCGATGGCAGCTGCCAGGGATAAACTGTTTCTGCTCAGCTTCGCCAAACTGTCTAAAAACGGCACACCTGCCTTTTCCCTCCTGGTGCTGGGTGTCATCGCCTCAGTCCTGCTGATGATGAATTATACCAAGGGCCTGCGCGGCGCTTTTGAATTCCTGCTGCTGCTCTCCACCCTGTCAGTCCTGATCCCCTATGCCTTTTCCGCCGTGGCCGAACTGGTCCTGCTCAGAAAGGTGGGCAAGGCTGCCCCCCTGCAGACCACCTTTCTCTCCCTGGCGGCTTTTGTCTATACCACCTGGGTCATTATCGGCTCCGGCGACCAGACGGTTTTCTGGGGATTTATACTGCTGCTCGTGGGCATGCCCATCTATGCCTGGCTGCATGTGCATATCACTGAAGTGGAACAGGTTGAGGCGGTTGAATGA
- a CDS encoding dimethylarginine dimethylaminohydrolase family protein produces the protein MTGFNEYGKISRIAVRSPAASFVNDEKAGAEWQALRFHARPDYREAVSEYEAFLDILAGTGATVSDLPGAEELTLDSIYARDALLVSPNGLILCRMGRVSRRNEPACNARLLEQAGETVLGQITAPGTLEGGDFIWLDDTTCAVGFGPRTNAEGIRQLQGLLGEEVEVHVVPLPAPDHEEDVFHLMSMISPLDKDLALIYRPLMPDSFITWLQEKGIGFVEVPEEEFIPMGCNVLALGPRDLLMLDNLPETKRRLEAAGCTVQTYKGDEISRKGEGGPTCLTRPLARS, from the coding sequence ATGACAGGCTTTAACGAATATGGGAAAATCAGCCGCATCGCGGTAAGGTCTCCTGCAGCATCCTTTGTGAATGATGAAAAGGCCGGGGCCGAATGGCAGGCGCTACGGTTCCACGCCAGGCCAGATTACAGGGAAGCGGTCAGCGAATATGAAGCCTTTCTCGACATTCTTGCAGGCACCGGAGCAACCGTCAGTGACCTGCCCGGCGCAGAGGAACTGACGCTGGATTCCATTTATGCCCGTGATGCGCTTCTGGTCAGCCCGAATGGGCTTATTCTTTGCCGTATGGGTCGTGTCAGCAGACGCAACGAACCGGCTTGTAACGCCCGCCTGCTGGAACAGGCCGGTGAAACAGTGCTCGGCCAGATTACCGCTCCAGGAACCCTTGAAGGCGGCGACTTCATCTGGCTTGACGACACCACCTGCGCAGTCGGATTCGGTCCGCGAACGAATGCAGAAGGCATCAGACAGCTACAGGGCCTTCTTGGTGAGGAAGTCGAAGTCCATGTCGTGCCCCTCCCGGCCCCGGATCATGAAGAGGATGTTTTCCACCTGATGAGCATGATCTCTCCGCTGGACAAGGATCTGGCGCTGATTTACCGGCCACTGATGCCGGACAGTTTCATTACCTGGCTGCAGGAGAAGGGCATCGGATTTGTCGAAGTGCCGGAAGAGGAATTCATCCCCATGGGCTGCAACGTTCTTGCCCTGGGACCGCGTGATCTTCTGATGCTGGATAATTTGCCTGAAACGAAGAGACGCCTTGAAGCCGCCGGCTGCACAGTACAGACTTACAAGGGTGACGAAATCAGCCGCAAGGGCGAAGGCGGACCAACTTGCCTGACCCGCCCGCTGGCACGATCATAA
- a CDS encoding zinc-dependent alcohol dehydrogenase family protein, with protein MRAMILKSVAPLSENPAPLELVEWPDPVPGAGEVLIGVSVCGICHTELDEIEGRTPPPYFPMIPGHQVVGHIEAVGEGVPDLIIGGRVGVAWIYSACGTCRFCLRGEENLCPDFRATGRDANGGYAELMTVPASFTYPIPDLFGDAEAAPLLCAGAIGYRSLRLTGLINGQNLGLTGFGASAHLVLQMVRHSFPDTKIFVFARQEEERAFARNLGAHWAGDTMDHAPEQLHAVIDTTPAWLPIVAALQNLEPGGRVVINAIRKEAGDKEALLRLEYPEHLWMEKEIKSVANITRTDVQEFLKLAAEIPLQPEIREYPLEDANKALLEMKNTHIKGAKVLRVRS; from the coding sequence ATGCGCGCCATGATCCTGAAATCTGTTGCTCCGCTTTCGGAAAACCCGGCTCCGCTTGAGCTGGTGGAATGGCCCGATCCTGTGCCCGGTGCCGGTGAAGTCCTGATCGGGGTTTCCGTCTGCGGGATCTGCCATACCGAACTGGATGAAATCGAGGGCCGGACACCGCCGCCATATTTTCCAATGATACCGGGTCATCAGGTCGTCGGACATATTGAGGCGGTGGGGGAAGGTGTCCCGGACCTGATCATTGGGGGCCGTGTTGGTGTAGCCTGGATATATTCGGCCTGTGGTACCTGCCGCTTTTGTTTGCGGGGAGAGGAAAATCTTTGTCCGGATTTTCGCGCAACGGGGAGGGACGCCAATGGCGGTTATGCCGAACTGATGACAGTCCCCGCATCATTTACCTACCCCATCCCTGATCTATTCGGTGACGCCGAGGCGGCGCCGCTTCTCTGTGCCGGTGCCATCGGCTATCGCTCCCTGCGCCTGACCGGGCTGATCAATGGACAGAATTTGGGCCTGACCGGTTTTGGCGCCTCTGCCCATCTGGTGCTGCAGATGGTGCGCCACAGTTTCCCTGACACAAAGATTTTTGTTTTCGCCCGGCAGGAGGAAGAGAGGGCCTTTGCCCGTAACCTGGGAGCACACTGGGCGGGCGATACCATGGATCATGCGCCAGAACAGCTGCATGCCGTGATTGATACCACTCCTGCCTGGCTGCCGATTGTCGCTGCCCTGCAGAATCTTGAACCGGGCGGCCGGGTGGTCATCAATGCGATCCGCAAGGAGGCGGGAGACAAGGAAGCTCTGTTGCGCCTTGAATATCCTGAGCATCTCTGGATGGAAAAGGAAATCAAGTCTGTGGCCAATATAACCCGTACCGATGTTCAGGAGTTTCTCAAGCTTGCTGCTGAAATTCCCCTGCAGCCGGAAATCCGGGAATATCCGCTGGAAGACGCCAACAAGGCGTTGCTGGAAATGAAAAACACACATATCAAGGGCGCCAAGGTTCTTCGCGTCAGGAGTTAG